In Melanotaenia boesemani isolate fMelBoe1 chromosome 18, fMelBoe1.pri, whole genome shotgun sequence, the following proteins share a genomic window:
- the LOC121628584 gene encoding suppressor of tumorigenicity 14 protein → MWTFPKSKTCEVYCVSAHGHSGCSASQGDGELKEPTQSPSPPTKPEVQAEKRAEGVQVPSFCSWRRWMLGLLPFFPFTAAIALTLHYLTSPPCSVFFLGGNVEFPNLSFSSELTDSTSPQFRLQAQALNHYFSELYESTPWSSYYLRSGITAFSEGAEGLNVFYWSKFTAPHDVAMEIQRSGPERLQRRLPGSNKVQRDSRNEHRYYMEPDDDMLPLLGLDPDDFEPDEKSDKMKNPNSIQGGKWQLGFQAMSFDLYAKYGNNRTLSLVNPKKPYYQWRLRVPSGHVVRLVVLTLQGATPGSCTAHKLSAYDFLLPLQNKIISRWCGLPVTGSSPVMKLTSSGNVMLVTFSFSRQRDGAVFKAYFQAIPKASCGGSITSWNGSISSPYYPSYYPPNIDCTWTLQVPLPGYLISITIVTMDIQDSQSSDGCEKDWLDIGGVKLCNPVSDSSKKRVFSSPLSIHFHSDESLTHKGFYLLYRAFSPESTCPRQFRCGDGRCIPLRKVCDGVKDCSDGRDEAKCSSCRPGEVLCGNGQCKPQSSQCVGQSTCADSSEEGTCGGKCYHVCPNKVCLPKSSVCDGIIDCKDRSDELNCTRAYVKGCSPSSYKCANGKCVRKVNPECDGVKDCFDGSDELRCGCGTRPRKRAKIVGGSDAVAGSWPWQVSLQMERYGHVCGATLVSNRWLISAAHCFQDSDAIKYSDARAWRAYMGMRVMTRGNQGAANRLIRRILLHPQYDQFTSDYDIALLELSAPVFFNDLVQPVCVPASSHTFTTGTNCYVTGWGVLMEDGELASRLQEASVKIINRNTCNKLYDDAVTPRMLCAGNLQGGVDACQGDSGGPLVCLERGKRWFLAGIVSWGEGCARQNRPGVYTQVVKFTDWIHQQTKGQV, encoded by the exons ATGTGGACTTTCCCTAAAAGCAAAACTTGTGAAGTGTACTGCGTCTCCGCGCATGGACACTCAGGCTGCTCAGCTTCACAG GGAGATGGGGAGTTGAAGGAGCCCACCCAGTCACCGAGCCCCCCCACGAAGCCAGAAGTCCAGGCAGAGAAGAGGGCAGAGGGGGTGCAAGTTCCATCTTTTTGCTCCTGGAGGAGATGGATGTTAGGCCTCCTGCCTTTCTTTCCCTTCACTGCTGCCATTGCACTGACTCTCCACTACTTAACAT CTCCGCCTTGCTCAGTGTTCTTCCTCGGAGGCAACGTGGAGTTCCCAAACCTGAGCTTCTCCTCAGAGCTGACCGACTCCACCTCCCCCCAGTTCCGCCTGCAGGCTCAGGCTTTGAACCATTAT TTCTCAGAGCTCTATGAGTCCACACCCTGGAGCTCCTACTACCTGCGCTCAGGAATTACTGCCTTCAG TGAAGGAGCAGAGGGGCTCAATGTCTTCTATTGGAGTAAATTTACTGCCCCGCATGATGTTGCCATGGAAATTCAGAGGTCTGGCCCTGAGAGGCTGCAGCGCAGGCTCCCAGGCAGCAACAAGGTGCAGCGGGACAGCCGCAATGAGCATCGCTACTACATGGAGCCAGATGATGACATGCTCCCTCTGCtag GTTTGGATCCCGATGACTTTGAGCCAGATGAAAAATcggacaaaatgaaaaatccaaATAGTATCCAGGGGGGGAAATGGCAGCTTGGATTCCAAG CGATGTCCTTTGACCTCTATGCCAAATATGGAAACAACCGCACTCTGAGCCTCGTTAACCCCAAGAAGCCATACTACCAGTGGCGCCTTCGTGTGCCATCGGGTCATGTGGTTCGACTGGTCGTTCTCACTCTCCAGGGTGCCACACCAGGAAGCTGCACTGCCCACAAGCTCTCTGCTTATGACTTTCTACTTCCTTTGCAGAATAAGATAATTTCCAG GTGGTGTGGGCTGCCTGTTACAGGCTCATCTCCAGTCATGAAGCTGACATCCTCCGGCAATGTGATGTTGGTCACCTTTTCCTTCAGCAGACAGAGGGATGGAGCAGTTTTCAAAGCTTATTTCCAGGCCATCCCAAAAGCAA GTTGTGGAGGATCAATTACTTCCTGGAATGGCTCTATTTCTTCACCATACTACCCGTCTTACTATCCTCCAAATATTGACTGTACTTGGACACTACAA GTGCCATTACCAGGATACCTGATCTCTATCACAATCGTGACAATGGACATTCAGGATTCCCAGTCATCTGACGGATGCGAGAAAGACTGGCTGGACATTGGCGGGGTGAA ACTCTGTAATCCAGTGTCAGACAGCAGCAAAAAGCGGGTgttctcctctcctctgtccATCCACTTCCATTCTGATGAATCTCTGACTCACAAGGGCTTTTACTTGCTGTACCGAGCCTTCTCTCCAGAGAGCA CTTGCCCTCGCCAGTTCCGCTGTGGAGATGGCCGCTGTATCCCTCTGAGGAAGGTCTGTGATGGAGTAAAGGACTGCTCAGATGGACGGGACGAGGCTAAATGCT CATCCTGCAGGCCAGGGGAAGTGCTGTGCGGGAACGGCCAGTGCAAACCTCAAAGCAGCCAGTGTGTCGGTCAGAGCACCTGTGCTGACAGCAGTGAGGAGGGCACCTGTG gaggTAAATGTTACCATGTTTGTCCTAACAAGGTGTGTTTGCCTAAGTCATCAGTGTGTGATGGTATTATTGACTGCAAAGACCGCAGTGATGAACTCAATTGCACCAGAGCAT ATGTTAAAGGTTGCTCCCCATCCTCCTACAAATGTGCTAATGGAAAGTGTGTCAGGAAGGTCAACCCTGAGTGTGATGGAGTTAAAGACTGCTTTGATGGCTCTGATGAGCTGCGTTGTG GCTGTGGCACCAGGCCCAGAAAGCGAGCTAAGATAGTGGGAGGTTCTGATGCTGTGGCAGGGTCGTGGCCCTGGCAGGTCAGCCTCCAGATGGAACGTTATGGTCACGTCTGTGGAGCAACACTAGTTTCCAATCGCTGGCTCATCTCTGCAGCTCACTGCTTCCAAGATTCGGATGCTATCAA ATACTCAGATGCTCGTGCATGGCGGGCTTACATGGGCATGCGTGTGATGACCAGGGGGAACCAAGGAGCTGCCAACAGACTAATTCGTCGGATCCTCCTCCACCCGCAGTATGACCAGTTCACATCTGACTACGACATTGCCCTTCTCGAACTCAGTGCACCTGTTTTCTTCAATGACTTGGTGCAacctgtgtgtgttcctgcatCCTCGCACACTTTCACCACTGGGACTAACTGTTATGTCACAGGCTGGGGGGTTCTTATGGAGGACG GAGAACTAGCTTCTCGCTTACAAGAGGCCTCAGTGAAGATCATAAACAGGAACACCTGTAATAAGCTGTATGACGATGCTGTTACTCCCAGAATGCTGTGCGCTGGGAATCTGCAGGGAGGAGTGGATGCCTGCCAA GGTGACTCAGGAGGTCCATTAGTGTGTCTGGAGCGAGGCAAGCGGTGGTTCTTGGCAGGGATTGTAAGCTGGGGTGAGGGCTGCGCAAGACAGAACCGTCCTGGCGTCTACACACAGGTGGTCAAGTTCACTGACTGGATCCATCAGCAGACCAAAGGGCAGGTGTGA